A DNA window from Brassica napus cultivar Da-Ae chromosome C1, Da-Ae, whole genome shotgun sequence contains the following coding sequences:
- the LOC125579966 gene encoding uncharacterized protein LOC125579966, with the protein MVALMLAEKNNELLIKNHNSRPTGAKAFPEVNATAIENSERRNQANRGHGRRFNNKRGKTYNPKWRGSNKWVRPGQVSKGKETQEDTTQKRETVCYRCGCKGHWSRTCRTPSHLCKLYQESTKGKTKEVNLTENFEGTSYLDASDFANELD; encoded by the coding sequence ATGGTTGCGCTCATGTTAGCTGAAAAGAACAATGAGCTCTTGatcaaaaaccacaattcccgacctacgggagccaaagCATTCCCTGAAGTGAATGCCACGGCGATAGAAAATTCGGAAAGGAGAAACCAGGCCAATCGAGGTCATGGCCgccgtttcaacaacaaacgtggaaaaacTTACAATCCCAAATGGAGGGGATCTAACAAGTGGGTTAGACCCGGGCAAGTTTCCAAGGGTAAAGAAACTCAAGAGGATACCACCCAGAAGCGTGAGACAGTGTGTTACAGATGTGgttgtaaaggacattggtcccgtacctgtcgtactccttCACATCTAtgtaagttatatcaagagtccacgAAAGGCAAAACTAAAGAAGTGAACCTCACTGAAAACTTTGAAGGGACATCGTACCTCGATGCCTCCGACTTcgctaatgagctggactag